A window from Drosophila subobscura isolate 14011-0131.10 chromosome O, UCBerk_Dsub_1.0, whole genome shotgun sequence encodes these proteins:
- the LOC117898980 gene encoding uncharacterized protein LOC117898980, translating to MNTDTSVVSLLSNLCESKPDLRKHMEQFEASLAKYTEINEKMSQHYNPLIWRAESVSAAMAETPTEDKKKSASNLRNTLIKSMVFACKGFDCLQAKLNIPELNAMDRRGTLNAEQILETLGVLPTDVPPENGFLGFAELFEELKVLEEPMDLSKPDSA from the exons atgaacACCGATACATCTGTTGTGAGTTTGTTAAGTAATTTGTGCGAATCAAAGCCGGATCTGCGCAAACACATGGAGCAGTTCGAGGCATCACTCGCGAAGTACACCGAAATTAACGAAAAAATGAGTC AGCATTATAATCCACTGATCTGGCGCGCAGAGTCTGTTAGCGCCGCAATGGCCGAGACACCAACTGAGGACAAGAAGAAAAGCGCCTCGAACCTGCGCAATACACTGATTAAATCTATGGTCTTCGCTTGCAAGGGCTTCGATTGTCTCCAGGCCAAG CTCAACATACCCGAACTGAACGCTATGGATCGGAGGGGCACATTGAATGCTGAACAGATCTTGGAAACACTCGGGGTCTTGCCCACAGACGTTCCACCAGAGAATGGATTTCTAGGGTTTGCAGAGTTATTCGAGGAGCTAAAGGTGCTGGAGGAGCCCATGGATCTGAGCAAGCCAGATTCGGCCTGA
- the LOC117896949 gene encoding zinc finger protein 585A translates to MPRLFLSKEERLQKRSEALAYDIDEMEAMLKPDEDNTAAAAKPIESDANKENKSQLTFHYGNRSPSDDWLKSDDIPIVVRRQWEERNGRQLMDLQPEDANESEEFSHTVWELEKPGQSQEPGKKKNGAKIGYIKVTKDGKRVFLKDKQGAKQVAQQPSANADAPQTKTVTRRTKQKGEQFPCTECDKVFNHSWMLVAHQRTHTGERPYVCPEPKCLKSFADRSNLRSHQRTKGHHTWDHQCGQCGKYFNQENFLKRHTLDACRKYLLNITHKKT, encoded by the exons ATGCCGAGACTTTTCCTAAGCAAAGAGGAGCGCTTGCAAAAGCGCAGTGAAG CCCTTGCCTATGATATAGACGAGATGGAAGCAATGCTAAAACCTGATGAAGAcaacactgctgctgctgctaagccGATTGAGAGTGACGccaataaagaaaataaatcgCAGCTCACCTTCCACTATGGCAACCGTTCGCCGAGCGACGACTGGCTCAAGAGCGACGACATACCCATCGTGGTGCGTCGCCAGTGGGAGGAGCGCAACGGACGCCAGCTGATGGACCTGCAGCCGGAGGACGCCAACGAGAGCGAAGAGTTCAGCCACACCGTCTGGGAGCTGGAAAAGCCGGgccagagccaagagccaggcAAGAAGAAAAACGGCGCCAAAATCGGCTACATCAAGGTGACCAAGGACGGCAAGCGCGTCTTTCTCAAGGACAAGCAGGGTGCCAAGCAGGTCGCACAGCAGCCTTCGGCCAACGCCGATGCACCGCAAACCAAAACAGTTACACGACGCACCAAGCAGAAGGGAGAGCAGTTTCCGTGCACCGAATGCGACAAAGTCTTCAACCACTCGTGGATGCTGGTGGCCCaccagcgcacacacacgggcgAGCGTCCATACGTCTGCCCAGAGCCAAAGTGCCTGAAATCATTCGCCGATCG CTCGAATCTGCGCTCGCATCAGCGCACCAAGGGCCATCACACCTGGGACCATCAGTGCGGCCAGTGTGGCAAGTATTTCAATCAGGAGAACTTCCTCAAGCGTCACACACTGGACGCCTGTCGCAAGTATCTGTTGAACATAACACACAAGAAGACATAA